The Bombus vancouverensis nearcticus chromosome 12, iyBomVanc1_principal, whole genome shotgun sequence genome contains a region encoding:
- the LOC143303460 gene encoding uncharacterized protein LOC143303460, with protein sequence PGTPVTSGTSGAPGKPGIPGSVGTPITPGSSGAPGTSSTPGTSGTSGTSGTPGTSGTPGTSGTASTSGTPGKPGTPGISGNPGTSSVPASPGDPHTPGSPGTPGTPATPGIPGSPGAPGTPGSPGTPGTPGIPGNSGTPSIPGSPGAPDTPDSTGTPGTPATPGIPGSPGAPGTPGSPGIPGTSGTASTPGTSGKPGTPGTPGTPGTPGTPGIPGNSGTPSSPGSPGAPDTPGATGTPGTPATPGVPGSPGAPGTPGSPGTPGTPGTPGTPGIPGNSGTPSSPGSPGAPDTPGATGTPGTPATPGVPGSPGAPGTPGSPGTPGTPGTPGTPGTPDTPGTPGTPGTPGTPGTPGIPGVPGSPGAPGTPGSPGIPGTSGTASTPGTSGKPGTPGTPGTPGTPGTPGIPGNSGTPSSPGSPGAPDTPGATGTPGTPATPGVPGSPGAPGTPGSPGTPGTPGTPGTPGIPGNSGTPSSPGSPGAPDTPGATGTTGTPATPGIPGSPGAPGTTGSPGTPGTPGTPGISGNPGTSSVPASPGAPDTPGSTGTPGTPATPGISGSPGAPGTPGSPGTSGTSGTPGTPGIPGNSGTPSIPGSPAAPDTPGATGTPGTPATPGVPGSPGAPGTTGSPGTPGTPGTPGIPGTPGTPGTPGTPGTPGISGNPGTSSVPASPGAPDTPGSTGTPDTPATPGI encoded by the exons CCTGGAACTCCTGTTACATCTGGCACTTCAGGAGCTCCTGGTAAACCTGGCATACCTGGGAGCGTAGGCACCCCTATCACTCCAGGAAGTTCTGGTGCCCCTGGCACATCTAGCACACCGGGCACATCTGGCACATCGGGCACATCTGGCACACCGGGCACATCTGGCACACCGGGTACATCTGGCACAGCGAGCACATCTGGCACACCCGGTAAACCTGGCACACCCGGCATATCCGGAAACCCAGGCACTTCTAGCGTTCCAGCAAGTCCTGGGGACCCACACACTCCTGGCTCACCCGGTACTCCCGGTACTCCTGCCACACCTGGCATTCCAGGAAGTCCTGGTGCCCCAGGTACTCCTGGCTCACCTGGCACACCTGGTACACCCGGCATACCTGGAAACTCAGGCACTCCAAGCATTCCAGGTAGTCCTGGTGCCCCAGACACTCCCGACTCAACCGGCACACCTGGTACTCCTGCCACACCTGGCATTCCAGGAAGTCCTGGTGCCCCAGGCACTCCCGGCTCACCCGGCATACCCGGCACATCTGGCACAGCGAGCACACCTGGCACATCCGGCAAACCTGGCACACCCGGCACACCTGGTACTCCTGGCACACCTGGTACACCCGGCATACCTGGAAACTCAGGCACTCCAAGCAGTCCAGGTAGTCCTGGTGCCCCAGACACTCCCGGCGCAACCGGCACACCTGGTACGCCTGCCACACCTGGCGTTCCAGGAAGTCCTGGTGCCCCAGGTACTCCTGGCTCACCCGGTACACCTGGTACTCCTGGCACACCTGGTACACCCGGCATACCTGGAAACTCAGGCACTCCAAGCAGTCCAGGTAGTCCTGGTGCCCCAGACACTCCCGGCGCAACCGGCACACCTGGTACTCCTGCCACACCTGGCGTACCAGGAAGTCCTGGTGCCCCAGGCACTCCCGGCTCACCCGGCACACCCGGCACACCTGGCACACCCGGCACACCTGGCACACCCGACACACCTGGCACACCCGGCACACCTGGCACACCCGGCACACCTGGCACACCCGGCAT ACCTGGCGTTCCAGGAAGTCCTGGTGCCCCAGGCACTCCCGGCTCACCCGGCATACCCGGCACATCTGGCACAGCGAGCACACCTGGCACATCCGGCAAACCTGGCACACCCGGCACACCTGGTACTCCTGGCACACCTGGTACACCCGGCATACCTGGAAACTCAGGCACTCCAAGCAGTCCAGGTAGTCCTGGTGCCCCAGACACTCCCGGCGCAACCGGCACACCTGGTACGCCTGCCACACCTGGCGTTCCAGGAAGTCCTGGTGCCCCAGGTACTCCTGGCTCACCCGGTACACCTGGTACTCCTGGCACACCTGGTACACCCGGCATACCTGGAAACTCAGGCACCCCAAGCAGTCCAGGTAGTCCTGGTGCCCCAGACACTCCCGGCGCAACCGGCACAACTGGTACTCCTGCCACACCTGGCATTCCAGGAAGTCCTGGTGCCCCAGGCACTACCGGCTCACCCGGCACACCCGGCACACCTGGCACACCCGGAATATCCGGAAACCCAGGCACTTCTAGCGTTCCAGCAAGTCCTGGTGCCCCAGACACTCCCGGCTCAACCGGCACACCTGGTACTCCTGCCACACCTGGCATTTCAGGAAGTCCCGGTGCACCAGGCACTCCTGGCTCACCTGGCACATCTGGTACTTCTGGCACACCTGGTACACCCGGCATACCTGGAAACTCAGGCACTCCAAGCATTCCAGGTAGTCCTGCTGCCCCAGACACTCCCGGCGCAACAGGAACACCTGGTACTCCTGCCACACCTGGCGTTCCAGGAAGTCCTGGTGCCCCAGGCACTACCGGCTCACCCGGCACACCCGGCACTCCTGGCACACCCGGCATACCCGGCACACCCGGCACACCTGGCACACCCGGCACACCTGGCACACCCGGCATATCCGGAAACCCAGGCACTTCTAGCGTTCCAGCAAGTCCTGGTGCCCCAGACACTCCTGGCTCAACCGGCACACCTGATACTCCAGCCACACCTGGCATT
- the LOC143303459 gene encoding uncharacterized protein LOC143303459, with the protein AATNGTPGTPAWLGSSNTSAWSGSSEQPSTSGTPVYLGSPTNPEITSTTTTPSITEAPNTLSTPSTPSNYETPQTPATPSSGNGTNTTTDTPSESDTSDTPGASSEPDTADTPGSSSEPDTADTPGSSSEPDTADTPGSSTEPDTADTPGSSTEPDTADTPGSSSEPDTADTPRTYNETDNSGSSGTPSKSETASTSSEHVFPDTSGVSVNESGTTSTSSSPETSVTQTTSGSDGEPLRPPGTPSKPPTPRTPSNPETPERPATPYSEIGSPPTPSILSKPPTPRTPRHLKTTRKLTTRSSKTIPPPTLTMASKAPTPRTPSHLKSPETLATPCRETTPPTTPSMASKPPTPRTPLHLKTTGKPTTRSSKTIPPPTPAMAIKPPTPRTPSHLKSPETPATLSSETAPSATPAMASKPPTPRTPSHLKTTEKPTTRSSKTIPPPTTTMASKAPTPRTPRRFKTPETPATRSNETISPPTPDMASKPPTPRSPGHLENTGSMVPTRKTTPPPTPSMASKPPTPRAPSHSKTPETPATHSNETAPPRTPDMESKPPTPRTPSHLTATEKQTTRSSKTIPPPTPAAASKPPTSRTPSHFKSPETPATPSSETAPPRTPDMESEPPTPRTPSHLTATEKPTTRSSKTIPPPTPATASKPPTPRTPSHLKSPETPATPSSETAPPRTPDMESEPPTPRTPSHLTATEKPTTRSSKTIPPPTPATASKPPTPRTPSHLKSPETPATPSSETASPRTPDMESKPPTPRTPSNLTATEKPTTRSSKTIPPPTPATASKPRTPRTPSHLESPETPATPSSETALPRTPDMESKPPTPRTPSHLTATEKPTTRSSKTIPPPTPATASKPPTPRTPSHFKSPETPATPSSETASPRTPDMESKPPTPRTPSNLTATEKPTTRSSKTIPPPTPATASKPRTPRTPSHLESPETPATPSSATALPRTPDMESKPPTPRTPSHLTATEKPTTRSSKTIPPPTPATASKPPTPRTPSNLESPETPATPSSETALPRTRDMESKPPTPRTPSHLTATEKPTTRSSKTIPPPTPATASKPPTPRTPSHFKSPETPATPSSETASPRTPDMESKHPTPRTPSNLTATEKPTTRSSKTIPPPTPATASKPRTPRTPSHLESPETPATPSSETALPRTPDMESKPPTPRTPSHLTATEKPTTRSSKTIPPPTPATASKPPTPRTPSNLESPETPATPSSETVLPRTPDMESKPPTPRTPSHLTATEKPTTRSSKTIPPPTPATSSKPRTPRTPSHLESPETPATPSSETALPRTPDMESKPPTPRTPSHLTATEKPTTRSSKTIPPPTPATASKPPTPRTPSHLESPVTPATPSSETAPPRTPDMESKPPTPRTPSHLTATEKPTTRSSKTIPPPTPATASKPPTPRTPSHFKSPETPATPSSETAPPRTPDMESEPPTPRTPSHLTATEKPTTRSSKTIPPPTPATASKPPTPRTPSHLKSPETPATPSSETAPPRTPNMESEPPTPRTPSHLTATEKPTTRSSKTIPPPTPATASKPPTPRTPSHLKSPETPATPSSETAPPRTPNMESEPPTPRTPSHLTATEKPTTRSSKTIPPPTPATASKPPTPRTPSHLKSPETPATPSSETAPPRTSDMECEPPTPRTPSHLTATEKPTTRSSKTIPPPTPATASKPPTPRTPSHLKSPETPATPSSETAPPRTPDMESEPPTPRTPSHLTATEKPTTRSSKTIPPPTPATASKPPTPRTPSHLKSPETPATPSSETAPPRTPDMESEPPTPRTPSHLTATEKPTTRSSKTIPPPTPATASKPPTPRTPSHLKSPETPATPSSETAPPRTPDMESKPPTPRTPSHLTATEKPTTRSSKTIPPPTPATASKPPTPRTPSHLKSPETPATPSSDTAPPRTPDMESKPPTPRTPSHLTATEKPTTRSSKTIPPPTPATASKPPTLRRSSRLKTPGTPATLSCETASPSTSCIASKPPTPRTPSHLITTEKPTTRSSKTIPPPTAAMASKPPTLRRSSRLKTPGTPATLSCETAPPSTSCIASNPPTPRTPSHLKSTEKPTTRSSKTIPPATPTVASKPSTPRTPIHLKTTEKLTTRSSKTIPPPTPAMASKPPTLRRSSRLKTPRTPATLSCETAAPSTSGIASKPPTPRTPSLLKVTEKPTTRSSKSIPPPTPVMASKPPTPRTPSHLNTTDTPTTSSSESVSPSTPGMRSESPTP; encoded by the coding sequence GCGGCCACTAACGGTACCCCAGGTACACCAGCATGGCTTGGCTCATCCAACACATCTGCATGGTCTGGCTCATCCGAACAACCTAGCACCTCAGGAACACCCGTATACCTTGGAAGTCCTACCAATCCCGAAATTACTAGTACAACAACCACACCTAGCATAACAGAAGCACCCAACACTCTCAGCACTCCAAGCACGCCAAGTAATTACGAAACTCCTCAAACACCAGCAACACCAAGTAGTGGAAATGGAACAAACACTACAACTGACACTCCTAGTGAATCTGACACTTCAGACACTCCTGGCGCATCTAGTGAACCCGACACTGCAGACACTCCTGGCTCTTCTAGTGAACCCGACACTGCAGACACTCCTGGCTCTTCTAGTGAACCCGACACTGCAGACACTCCTGGCTCTTCTACTGAACCCGACACTGCAGACACTCCTGGCTCTTCTACTGAACCCGACACTGCAGACACTCCTGGCTCTTCTAGTGAACCCGACACTGCAGACACTCCACGCACTTATAATGAAACAGATAATTCAGGTTCCTCCGGTACACCTAGTAAATCCGAGACTGCAAGTACTTCTAGTGAACACGTTTTTCCAGACACATCTGGTGTATCTGTAAATGAATCCGGTACTACAAGCACATCCAGTTCTCCCGAAACTTCTGTTACACAAACGACATCCGGTAGTGACGGCGAACCTCTTCGTCCGCCTGGTACACCCAGTAAACCTCCAACTCCCAGGACACCAAGTAATCCCGAAACTCCTGAAAGACCAGCGACACCCTATAGTGAAATTGGATCCCCTCCTACACCCAGTATACTCAGTAAACCCCCAACTCCCAGGACGCCACGTCATCTCAAAACTACTCGAAAACTGACGACACGCAGTAGTAAAACTATACCTCCTCCTACACTCACTATGGCCAGTAAAGCTCCAACTCCCAGGACACCAAGTCATCTCAAATCTCCCGAAACACTAGCGACACCGTGTAGGGAAACTACACCTCCTACCACGCCCAGTATGGCCAGTAAACCTCCAACTCCCAGGACGCCACTGCATCTCAAAACTACTGGAAAACCTACGACACGCAGTAGTAAAACTATACCACCTCCTACACCTGCTATGGCCATTAAACCTCCAACTCCCAGGACACCAAGTCATCTCAAATCTCCCGAAACACCAGCGACACTGAGTAGTGAAACTGCACCTTCTGCCACACCTGCTATGGCCAGTAAACCTCCAACTCCCAGGACGCCAAGTCATCTCAAGACTACTGAAAAACCGACGACACGCAGCAGTAAAACTATACCTCCTCCTACAACCACTATGGCCAGTAAAGCTCCAACTCCCAGGACGCCAAGACGTTTCAAAACTCCTGAAACACCAGCGACACGCAGTAATGAAACTATATCTCCTCCCACACCTGATATGGCCAGTAAACCTCCGACTCCCAGAAGTCCAGGTCATCTCGAAAATACTGGGTCAATGGTACCCACTAGGAAAACTACACCTCCTCCCACACCCAGTATGGCCAGTAAACCTCCAACGCCCAGGGCGCCAAGTCATTCCAAAACTCCTGAAACACCAGCGACACACAGTAATGAAACTGCACCTCCTCGAACACCCGATATGGAAAGTAAACCTCCAACTCCCAGGACGCCAAGTCATCTCACGGCTACTGAAAAGCAGACGACACGCAGTAGTAAAACTATACCTCCTCCTACACCCGCTGCGGCCAGTAAACCTCCAACTTCCAGGACACCAAGTCATTTCAAATCTCCCGAAACACCAGCGACACCGAGTAGTGAAACAGCACCTCCTCGAACACCTGATATGGAAAGTGAACCTCCAACTCCCAGGACGCCAAGTCATCTCACGGCTACTGAAAAGCCGACGACACGCAGTAGTAAAACTATACCTCCTCCTACACCCGCTACGGCCAGTAAACCTCCAACTCCCAGGACACCAAGTCATCTCAAATCTCCCGAAACACCAGCGACACCGAGTAGTGAAACAGCACCTCCTCGAACGCCTGATATGGAAAGTGAACCTCCAACTCCCAGGACGCCAAGTCATCTCACGGCTACTGAAAAGCCGACGACACGCAGTAGTAAAACTATACCTCCTCCTACACCCGCTACGGCCAGTAAACCTCCAACTCCCAGGACACCAAGTCATCTCAAATCTCCCGAAACACCAGCGACACCGAGTAGTGAAACAGCATCTCCTCGAACACCTGATATGGAAAGTAAACCTCCAACTCCCAGGACGCCAAGTAATCTCACGGCTACTGAAAAGCCGACGACACGCAGTAGTAAAACTATACCTCCTCCTACACCCGCTACGGCCAGTAAACCTCGAACACCCAGGACACCAAGTCATCTCGAATCTCCCGAAACACCAGCGACACCGAGTAGTGAAACAGCACTTCCTCGAACACCTGATATGGAAAGTAAACCTCCAACTCCCAGGACGCCAAGTCATCTCACGGCTACTGAAAAGCCGACGACACGCAGTAGTAAAACTATACCTCCTCCTACACCCGCTACGGCCAGTAAACCTCCAACTCCCAGGACACCAAGTCATTTCAAATCTCCCGAAACACCAGCGACACCGAGTAGTGAAACAGCATCTCCTCGAACACCTGATATGGAAAGTAAACCTCCAACTCCCAGGACGCCAAGTAATCTCACGGCTACTGAAAAGCCGACGACACGCAGTAGTAAAACTATACCTCCTCCTACACCCGCTACGGCCAGTAAACCTCGAACACCCAGGACACCAAGTCATCTCGAATCTCCCGAAACACCTGCGACACCGAGTAGTGCAACAGCACTTCCTCGAACACCTGATATGGAAAGTAAACCTCCAACTCCCAGGACGCCAAGTCATCTCACGGCTACTGAAAAGCCGACGACACGCAGTAGTAAAACTATACCTCCTCCTACACCCGCTACGGCCAGTAAACCTCCAACTCCCAGGACACCAAGTAATCTCGAATCTCCCGAAACACCAGCGACACCGAGTAGTGAAACAGCACTTCCTCGAACACGTGATATGGAAAGTAAACCTCCAACTCCCAGGACGCCAAGTCATCTCACGGCTACTGAAAAGCCGACGACACGCAGTAGTAAAACTATACCTCCTCCTACACCCGCTACGGCCAGTAAACCTCCAACTCCCAGGACACCAAGTCATTTCAAATCTCCCGAAACACCAGCGACACCGAGTAGTGAAACAGCATCTCCTCGAACACCTGATATGGAAAGTAAACATCCAACTCCCAGGACGCCAAGTAATCTCACGGCTACTGAAAAGCCGACGACACGCAGTAGTAAAACTATACCTCCTCCTACACCCGCTACGGCCAGTAAACCTCGAACACCCAGGACACCAAGTCATCTCGAATCTCCCGAAACACCAGCGACACCGAGTAGTGAAACAGCACTTCCTCGAACACCTGATATGGAAAGTAAACCTCCAACTCCCAGGACGCCAAGTCATCTCACGGCTACTGAAAAGCCGACGACACGCAGTAGTAAAACTATACCTCCTCCTACACCCGCTACGGCCAGTAAACCTCCAACTCCCAGGACACCAAGTAATCTCGAATCTCCCGAAACACCAGCGACACCGAGTAGTGAAACAGTACTTCCTCGAACACCTGATATGGAAAGTAAACCTCCAACTCCCAGGACGCCAAGTCATCTCACGGCTACTGAAAAGCCGACGACACGCAGTAGTAAAACTATACCTCCTCCTACACCCGCTACGTCCAGTAAACCTCGAACACCCAGGACACCAAGTCATCTCGAATCTCCCGAAACACCAGCGACACCGAGTAGTGAAACAGCACTTCCTCGAACACCTGATATGGAAAGTAAACCTCCAACTCCCAGGACGCCAAGTCATCTCACGGCTACTGAAAAGCCGACGACACGCAGTAGTAAAACTATACCTCCTCCTACACCCGCTACGGCCAGTAAACCTCCAACTCCCAGGACACCAAGTCATCTCGAATCTCCCGTAACACCAGCGACACCGAGTAGTGAAACAGCACCTCCTCGAACACCTGATATGGAAAGTAAACCTCCAACTCCCAGGACGCCGAGTCATCTCACGGCTACTGAAAAGCCGACGACACGCAGTAGTAAAACTATACCTCCTCCTACACCCGCTACGGCCAGTAAACCTCCAACTCCCAGGACACCAAGTCATTTCAAATCTCCCGAAACACCAGCGACACCGAGTAGTGAAACAGCACCTCCTCGAACACCTGATATGGAAAGTGAACCTCCAACTCCCAGGACGCCAAGTCATCTCACGGCTACTGAAAAGCCGACGACACGCAGTAGTAAAACTATACCTCCTCCTACACCCGCTACGGCCAGTAAACCTCCAACTCCCAGGACACCAAGTCATCTCAAATCTCCCGAAACACCAGCGACACCGAGTAGTGAAACAGCACCTCCTCGAACACCTAATATGGAAAGTGAACCTCCAACTCCCAGGACGCCAAGTCATCTCACGGCTACTGAAAAGCCGACGACACGCAGTAGTAAAACTATACCTCCTCCTACACCCGCTACGGCCAGTAAACCTCCAACTCCCAGGACACCAAGTCATCTCAAATCTCCCGAAACACCAGCGACACCGAGTAGTGAAACAGCACCTCCTCGAACACCTAATATGGAAAGTGAACCTCCAACTCCCAGGACGCCAAGTCATCTCACGGCTACTGAAAAGCCGACGACACGCAGTAGTAAAACTATACCTCCTCCTACACCCGCTACGGCCAGTAAACCTCCAACTCCCAGGACACCAAGTCATCTCAAATCTCCCGAAACACCAGCGACACCGAGTAGTGAAACAGCACCTCCTCGAACATCTGATATGGAATGTGAACCTCCAACTCCCAGGACGCCAAGTCATCTCACGGCTACTGAAAAGCCGACGACACGCAGTAGTAAAACTATACCTCCTCCTACACCCGCTACGGCCAGTAAACCTCCAACTCCCAGGACACCAAGTCATCTCAAATCTCCCGAAACACCAGCGACACCGAGTAGTGAAACAGCACCTCCTCGAACACCTGATATGGAAAGTGAACCTCCAACTCCCAGGACGCCAAGTCATCTCACGGCTACTGAAAAGCCGACGACACGCAGTAGTAAAACTATACCTCCTCCTACACCCGCTACGGCCAGTAAACCTCCAACTCCCAGGACACCAAGTCATCTCAAATCTCCCGAAACACCAGCGACACCGAGTAGTGAAACAGCACCTCCTCGAACACCTGATATGGAAAGTGAACCTCCAACTCCCAGGACGCCAAGTCATCTCACGGCTACTGAAAAGCCGACGACACGCAGTAGTAAAACTATACCTCCTCCTACACCCGCTACGGCCAGTAAACCTCCAACTCCCAGGACACCAAGTCATCTCAAATCTCCCGAAACACCAGCGACACCGAGTAGTGAAACAGCACCTCCTCGAACACCTGATATGGAAAGTAAACCTCCAACTCCCAGGACGCCAAGTCATCTCACGGCTACTGAAAAGCCGACGACACGCAGTAGTAAAACTATACCTCCTCCTACACCCGCTACGGCCAGTAAACCTCCAACTCCCAGGACACCAAGTCATCTCAAATCTCCCGAAACACCAGCGACACCGAGTAGTGATACTGCACCTCCTCGAACACCTGATATGGAAAGTAAACCTCCAACTCCCAGGACGCCAAGTCATCTCACGGCTACTGAAAAGCCGACGACACGCAGTAGTAAAACTATACCTCCTCCTACACCCGCTACGGCCAGTAAGCCTCCAACTCTCAGGAGGTCAAGTCGTCTCAAAACTCCTGGAACACCAGCGACACTGAGTTGTGAAACTGCATCTCCTTCCACATCGTGTATAGCCAGTAAACCTCCAACTCCCAGGACGCCAAGTCATCTCATAACTACTGAAAAACCGACGACACGCAGTAGTAAAACTATACCACCTCCTACAGCTGCTATGGCCAGTAAGCCTCCAACTCTCAGGAGGTCAAGTCGTCTCAAAACTCCTGGAACACCAGCGACACTGAGTTGTGAAACTGCACCTCCTTCCACATCGTGCATAGCCAGTAATCCTCCAACTCCCAGGACTCCAAGTCATCTCAAATCTACTGAAAAACCGACGACACGCAGTAGTAAAACTATACCTCCTGCTACTCCCACTGTGGCCAGTAAACCTTCAACTCCCAGGACGCCAATTCATCTCAAAACTACTGAAAAACTGACGACACGCAGTAGTAAAACTATACCACCTCCTACACCTGCTATGGCCAGTAAGCCTCCAACTCTCAGGAGGTCAAGTCGTCTCAAAACTCCTAGAACACCAGCGACACTGAGTTGTGAAACTGCAGCTCCTTCCACATCGGGTATAGCCAGTAAACCTCCAACTCCCAGGACGCCAAGTCTTCTCAAAGTTACTGAAAAACCGACGACACGCAGTAGTAAATCTATACCTCCTCCTACACCCGTTATGGCCAGTAAACCTCCAACTCCCAGAACGCCAAGTCATCTCAACACTACTGACACACCAACGACATCCAGTAGTGAATCGGTATCTCCTTCTACACCCGGTATGCGCAGTGAATCTCCAACTCCCTGA
- the LOC143303436 gene encoding uncharacterized protein LOC143303436, whose translation MASKPPTLWTPSHLNIPETPSTPSSKTGPPLTHSRPSKPLTPRMPGYLNTSLTPATPSSETGSPPTPRMPSIPPTPWTPDIPETPETSMTRNSEIVPFRTPGIPNDPATPGASPTPSEPASPYKYDTLLTLGISVTPKTQMTASSESETPGTPGIPSEPDTPGSSGSPCGPETPATPGSTNMPAPLCIPC comes from the coding sequence ATGGCCAGTAAACCTCCAACTCTCTGGACGCCAAGTCATCTCAATATTCCTGAAACACCGTCGACACCCAGTAGTAAAACTGGACCTCCTCTTACACACAGTAGGCCCAGTAAACCTCTAACTCCGAGGATGCCAGGTTATCTGAACACTTCTCTAACACCAGCGACTCCCAGTAGTGAAACTGGATCACCTCCTACACCCAGAATGCCCAGTATTCCTCCAACTCCCTGGACACCAGATATTCCCGAAACTCCTGAAACATCAATGACACGCAACAGTGAAATTGTTCCTTTTCGGACACCTGGTATACCTAATGATCCCGCAACTCCCGGCGCATCTCCCACACCTAGTGAACCTGCTAGTCCCTACAAATACGATACTCTACTCACACTCGGTATTTCCGTAACTCCGAAAACACAAATGACAGCCAGTAGTGAATCTGAAACTCCCGGCACACCTGGTATTCCTAGTGAGCCTGATACTCCAGGCTCCTCTGGGAGTCCTTGTGGACCTGAAACGCCTGCTACACCTGGCTCTACTAACATGCCTGCTCCGCTTTGCATTCCGTGTTAA